From Streptomyces chrestomyceticus JCM 4735, one genomic window encodes:
- the mce gene encoding methylmalonyl-CoA epimerase produces the protein MLTRIDHIGIACENLDATVEFYRATYGFEVFHTEVNEEQGVREAMLKINDTSDGGASYLQLLEPTRADSAVGKWLAKNGEGVHHIAFGTADVDGDSEAIRDKGVRVLYDAPRTGSMGSRITFLHPKDCHGVLTELVTAAPHEGTAGPASSSPSTTEH, from the coding sequence ATGCTGACGCGAATCGACCACATCGGGATCGCCTGCGAGAACCTCGACGCGACCGTCGAGTTCTACCGCGCCACGTACGGCTTCGAGGTCTTCCACACCGAGGTCAACGAGGAGCAGGGCGTCCGCGAGGCCATGCTGAAGATCAACGATACGTCGGACGGCGGCGCCTCGTACCTCCAGCTCCTGGAACCCACCCGGGCGGACTCCGCGGTGGGCAAGTGGCTCGCCAAGAACGGGGAGGGAGTGCATCACATCGCCTTCGGTACGGCGGATGTGGACGGGGACTCCGAGGCCATTCGGGACAAGGGGGTGCGGGTGCTCTACGACGCGCCGCGCACCGGTTCCATGGGGTCGCGGATCACCTTTCTGCACCCCAAGGACTGCCACGGTGTCCTGACCGAACTGGTCACCGCGGCGCCCCACGAGGGAACTGCCGGCCCCGCTTCCTCGTCTCCCTCCACGACTGAGCACTGA
- the scy gene encoding polarized growth protein Scy: MRGNDRYEADDHLSQFEAEMERLKTERDKAVQHADDLGYQVEVLRAKLHEARRTIAARPAYDNVSHQAEQLLRNAQIQADQLRTDAEREVREARAQTQRLLQEQAERQARMEADLHAEAVERRRRLDEELNERRQTVESHVNENVAWAEQLRARTESQARRLMDESRAEAEQALSAARAEAQRLAEQTRARLGSEAEQARAEADALLRRARTDAERLLNAASTQAQEATEQAEQLRTSVGTETEEARRQSAELTRTAEERLQEADRALREARAEAEKLVTEAQESAAKRLSAAESDQEQRLRTAKAEIARLVAEATKEADALKAEAEQLRADARTEAERLVAEAQEAARSKAAEDSAAQLAKAARTAEEVLTKASEDAKATTKAAAEEAERVRREAEAEADRLRGEAHDTAEQLKGAAKDDTKEYRAKTVELQEEARRLRGEAEQLRSEAVDEGDRIRAEARREAVQQIEEAAARAEELLAEAKADAEETRSGASAESERVRTEAIERATALRKQAEEALERARAEAEELRSEGEEAAAALKAEAEEAARQLRTEAEEAAAERRTEVQEELDRLQADAAEKVTAAEEALHDARGEAEKLRREAQEEAAKLKAESAERLRVLQQQAEDEAERLRTEAATDASAARAEGESVAVRLRSDAAAEAERLKTEAQETADRVRAEAAAAAERTGAEAAEALAAAQEEAARRRREAEELLGEAREEAHQERTAAREQSEELLASARKRVAEAQEEAERLVEEADRRAAELVAAAEQTAQQVRDAVAGLHEQAEEEIAGLRSAAEHAADRTRTEAQEEADRVRADAYAERERAAEDAGRTRREAQEEAEAAKALADRTVAEAIAEADRLRTEAAAEAERLRAEAESTLDEAREAAGQARTDAAEQADSLIAEATAQAEKLVSDASAKAQQMRTDASDALASAEQDANRARAEARNDANRMRSDAAEQVDRLLTEARAEAERIVTEATELTSSAQDDADRTVREGREAAERLRAEGEQRAAELVAEATGEAERLRAEAAETLETARQEAERIGDEAREAANRTRSDAAEQADTLISEAGSEAERLRADAAETVAGAERDADRTRADAREQADRMIAEATAEADRLRAEAADTVTSAQEHATRTRAESERIKAEAEAEADRLRTEALEESEQTVDAARKDAAQRRADAAEQADQLVAKAQEEALKSATAAEEQADRMVGAARKEADRIVAEATAEGNARVEKSRTDADVLLSEARGDATAIRDRAEELRARIESEVEELHERARRESSETMKNAGERVDKLIAQATQQQAEAEEKAKRMVSDASSEASKVRIAAVKKAEGLLKEAEQKKAEAVRESERMRAEARAEAERIVEEGKRELEVLVRRRKDINTEISRVQDVLEALESFEAPANGGGKDGAKAAAGAGATRSSGKQSEG, encoded by the coding sequence GTGCGGGGCAACGACCGCTACGAGGCTGACGACCACCTCTCGCAGTTCGAGGCCGAGATGGAGCGGCTGAAGACCGAGCGGGACAAGGCGGTCCAGCACGCCGACGACCTCGGGTACCAGGTCGAGGTGTTGCGAGCCAAGCTCCACGAGGCGCGGCGCACCATCGCGGCCCGCCCCGCCTACGACAACGTCAGCCATCAGGCCGAGCAGCTCCTGCGCAACGCCCAGATCCAGGCCGACCAGTTGCGTACGGACGCCGAGCGCGAGGTGCGCGAGGCCCGCGCCCAGACGCAGCGGCTCCTGCAGGAGCAGGCCGAGCGCCAGGCGCGCATGGAGGCCGACCTGCACGCCGAGGCGGTCGAACGGCGCCGCCGGCTGGACGAGGAGCTCAACGAGCGCCGCCAGACCGTCGAGTCGCACGTCAACGAGAACGTCGCCTGGGCGGAGCAGCTTCGCGCCCGTACGGAGTCGCAGGCGCGCCGGCTCATGGACGAGTCGCGGGCCGAGGCCGAGCAGGCGCTGAGCGCCGCCCGCGCCGAGGCGCAGCGGCTGGCCGAGCAGACCCGCGCCCGGCTGGGCAGCGAGGCCGAGCAGGCCCGCGCCGAGGCCGACGCGCTCCTGCGCCGGGCCCGTACGGACGCCGAGCGGCTGCTGAACGCCGCCTCCACCCAGGCCCAGGAGGCCACCGAGCAGGCCGAGCAGCTCCGGACGAGCGTCGGTACGGAGACCGAGGAGGCGCGGCGGCAGTCCGCCGAGCTGACGCGGACCGCCGAGGAACGGCTGCAGGAGGCCGACCGCGCGCTGCGCGAGGCCCGCGCCGAGGCGGAGAAGCTGGTCACCGAGGCGCAGGAGAGCGCCGCCAAGCGGCTGTCGGCCGCCGAGTCCGACCAGGAGCAGCGGCTGCGGACCGCCAAGGCGGAGATCGCCCGGCTGGTCGCCGAGGCCACGAAGGAGGCCGACGCCCTCAAGGCGGAGGCCGAGCAGTTGCGCGCGGACGCCCGTACGGAGGCCGAGCGGCTGGTCGCCGAGGCGCAGGAGGCCGCCAGGTCCAAGGCGGCGGAGGACTCCGCGGCGCAGCTCGCGAAGGCCGCGCGGACCGCCGAGGAGGTGCTGACCAAGGCGTCCGAGGACGCCAAGGCCACCACGAAGGCCGCCGCCGAGGAGGCCGAGCGGGTCCGCCGGGAGGCCGAGGCCGAGGCGGACCGGCTGCGCGGTGAGGCGCACGACACCGCCGAGCAGCTCAAGGGCGCCGCCAAGGACGACACGAAGGAGTACCGCGCCAAGACCGTCGAGCTCCAGGAGGAGGCACGGCGGCTGCGCGGCGAGGCCGAGCAGCTCCGGTCCGAGGCCGTCGACGAGGGCGACCGGATCCGGGCCGAGGCGCGCCGTGAGGCGGTCCAGCAGATCGAGGAGGCGGCCGCCCGGGCCGAGGAGCTGCTGGCCGAGGCGAAGGCCGACGCCGAGGAGACACGTTCGGGCGCGAGCGCGGAGAGCGAGCGGGTCCGTACCGAGGCCATCGAGCGGGCCACGGCCCTGCGCAAGCAGGCCGAGGAGGCGCTGGAGCGCGCCCGTGCGGAGGCCGAGGAGCTGCGCAGCGAGGGCGAGGAGGCCGCCGCGGCGCTGAAGGCGGAGGCCGAGGAGGCCGCGCGGCAGCTCCGTACGGAGGCCGAGGAGGCCGCCGCCGAGCGCCGTACCGAGGTGCAGGAGGAGCTGGACCGGCTCCAGGCGGACGCCGCGGAGAAGGTCACCGCGGCCGAGGAGGCGCTGCACGACGCCCGCGGCGAGGCCGAGAAGCTGCGCCGGGAGGCGCAGGAGGAGGCCGCCAAGCTCAAGGCGGAGTCCGCGGAGCGGCTGCGGGTGCTCCAGCAGCAGGCCGAGGACGAGGCCGAGCGGCTGCGTACGGAGGCGGCGACCGACGCGTCCGCCGCGCGCGCCGAGGGCGAGTCCGTCGCCGTACGGCTGCGCAGTGACGCCGCCGCCGAGGCGGAGCGGCTGAAGACCGAGGCGCAGGAGACCGCGGACCGGGTGCGCGCGGAGGCCGCGGCCGCCGCGGAGCGTACCGGCGCCGAGGCCGCCGAGGCGCTGGCCGCCGCCCAGGAGGAGGCGGCCCGCCGCCGCCGGGAGGCCGAGGAGCTGCTCGGCGAGGCCCGCGAGGAGGCCCACCAGGAGCGCACCGCCGCGCGCGAGCAGAGCGAGGAGCTGCTCGCCTCGGCCCGCAAGCGGGTCGCCGAGGCGCAGGAGGAGGCGGAGCGGCTGGTCGAGGAGGCGGACCGGCGCGCCGCCGAGCTGGTCGCCGCCGCGGAGCAGACCGCCCAGCAGGTGCGGGACGCGGTCGCCGGGCTGCACGAGCAGGCCGAGGAGGAGATCGCCGGGCTGCGCTCGGCCGCCGAGCACGCCGCGGACCGTACGCGGACCGAGGCGCAGGAGGAGGCCGACCGGGTACGGGCCGACGCCTACGCGGAGCGCGAGCGCGCCGCCGAGGACGCGGGCCGCACCCGGCGCGAGGCCCAGGAGGAGGCCGAGGCCGCCAAGGCCCTCGCCGACCGTACGGTCGCGGAGGCCATCGCGGAGGCCGACCGGCTGCGCACCGAGGCCGCCGCCGAGGCCGAGCGGCTGCGCGCGGAGGCCGAGAGCACGCTGGACGAGGCGCGCGAAGCGGCCGGCCAGGCGCGTACGGACGCCGCCGAACAGGCCGACAGCCTGATCGCGGAGGCCACCGCGCAGGCCGAGAAGCTGGTGTCGGACGCCTCCGCCAAGGCGCAGCAGATGCGGACGGACGCGTCCGACGCGCTGGCCTCGGCCGAGCAGGACGCCAACCGCGCCCGCGCGGAGGCCCGCAACGACGCCAACCGGATGCGTTCGGACGCCGCCGAACAGGTGGACCGGCTGCTCACCGAGGCGCGCGCGGAGGCCGAACGGATCGTCACCGAGGCCACCGAGCTGACCTCTTCGGCGCAGGACGACGCGGACCGTACGGTGCGCGAGGGCCGGGAGGCCGCCGAGCGGCTGCGCGCCGAGGGCGAGCAGCGGGCGGCGGAGCTGGTCGCGGAGGCGACCGGCGAGGCGGAGCGGCTGCGGGCCGAGGCCGCCGAGACGCTGGAGACCGCGCGCCAGGAGGCGGAGCGGATCGGCGACGAGGCACGCGAGGCGGCGAACAGGACCCGTTCGGACGCCGCGGAGCAGGCCGACACGCTGATCTCCGAGGCGGGCAGCGAGGCCGAGCGGCTGCGCGCGGACGCCGCGGAGACCGTCGCGGGCGCCGAGCGGGACGCCGACCGCACCCGGGCGGACGCCCGCGAGCAGGCGGACCGGATGATCGCCGAGGCCACCGCGGAGGCGGATCGGCTGCGCGCGGAGGCGGCGGACACCGTCACCTCGGCGCAGGAGCACGCCACCCGTACGCGGGCCGAGTCCGAGCGGATCAAGGCGGAAGCGGAGGCGGAGGCCGACCGGCTGCGCACCGAGGCGCTGGAGGAGTCGGAGCAGACCGTCGACGCGGCCCGCAAGGACGCCGCGCAGCGCCGCGCGGACGCCGCCGAGCAGGCCGACCAACTGGTGGCCAAGGCCCAGGAGGAGGCGCTGAAGTCGGCGACCGCCGCCGAGGAGCAGGCCGACCGGATGGTGGGCGCGGCCCGCAAGGAGGCCGACCGAATCGTCGCCGAGGCCACCGCCGAGGGCAACGCGCGGGTCGAGAAGTCCCGTACGGACGCGGACGTCCTGCTGAGCGAGGCCCGCGGGGACGCCACCGCGATAAGGGACCGCGCCGAGGAGCTGCGGGCCCGGATCGAGAGCGAGGTCGAGGAGCTGCACGAGCGGGCCCGCCGCGAGTCCTCGGAGACGATGAAGAACGCCGGGGAGCGGGTCGACAAGCTGATCGCGCAGGCCACGCAGCAGCAGGCGGAGGCCGAGGAGAAGGCCAAGCGGATGGTGTCGGACGCCAGCAGCGAGGCCAGCAAGGTCCGCATCGCGGCGGTCAAGAAGGCGGAGGGGCTGCTCAAGGAGGCCGAGCAGAAGAAGGCCGAGGCCGTACGGGAGTCGGAGCGGATGCGCGCCGAGGCCCGCGCGGAGGCGGAGCGGATCGTCGAGGAGGGCAAGCGCGAGCTGGAGGTGCTGGTGCGGCGCCGCAAGGACATCAACACGGAGATCTCCCGTGTCCAGGACGTGCTGGAGGCGTTGGAGTCTTTCGAGGCCCCGGCCAACGGTGGTGGCAAGGACGGGGCGAAGGCCGCGGCGGGGGCGGGCGCAACTCGTTCGAGTGGCAAGCAGTCTGAGGGGTAG
- a CDS encoding cellulose-binding protein, translating into MSDTSSPYGFELVRRGYDRGQVDDRISKLVADRDSALARITSLEKRIEELHLETQNAQAQVNDAEPSYAGLGARVEKILRLAEEEAKDLREEARRAAEQHRELAESAAQQVRNDAEQFATDRKAKAEDEGARIVEKAQGEATALRAEAQKDAQSKREEADSLFEETRAKAAQAAADFETNLAKRREQSERDLASRQAKAEKRLAEIEHRAEQLRLEAEKLRTDAERRARQTVETAQRQAEDIVADANAKADRIRSESERELAALTNRRDSINAQLTNVREMLATLTGAAVAAAGTPADEEPISRGVPAQQSR; encoded by the coding sequence ATGAGCGACACTTCCTCCCCCTACGGCTTCGAGCTCGTGCGGCGTGGGTACGACCGCGGTCAGGTGGACGACCGCATCTCGAAGCTGGTCGCCGACCGCGACAGCGCCCTGGCCCGTATCACCTCGCTGGAGAAGCGGATCGAGGAGCTGCACCTCGAAACGCAGAACGCCCAGGCCCAGGTCAACGACGCCGAACCGTCCTACGCGGGCCTCGGCGCGCGGGTCGAGAAGATCCTCCGGCTGGCGGAGGAAGAGGCGAAGGACCTGCGCGAGGAGGCCCGGCGGGCCGCCGAGCAGCACCGCGAGCTGGCCGAGTCGGCCGCCCAGCAGGTCCGTAACGACGCCGAGCAGTTCGCGACGGACCGCAAGGCCAAGGCCGAGGACGAGGGCGCCCGCATCGTCGAGAAGGCGCAGGGCGAGGCGACCGCGCTGCGCGCCGAGGCGCAGAAGGACGCGCAGTCCAAGCGGGAGGAGGCGGACTCCCTCTTCGAGGAGACCCGCGCCAAGGCCGCGCAGGCCGCCGCGGACTTCGAGACCAACCTGGCCAAGCGCCGCGAGCAGTCCGAGCGGGACCTGGCCTCCCGTCAGGCCAAGGCCGAGAAGCGGCTGGCGGAGATCGAGCACCGGGCCGAGCAGCTCCGGCTGGAGGCCGAGAAGCTGCGGACGGACGCGGAGCGCCGGGCCCGCCAGACGGTGGAGACGGCGCAGCGCCAGGCCGAGGACATCGTGGCGGACGCGAACGCCAAGGCGGACCGGATCCGCAGCGAGTCCGAGCGGGAGCTGGCGGCGCTGACCAACCGCCGGGACTCCATCAACGCCCAGTTGACGAACGTCCGCGAGATGCTCGCCACGCTCACCGGCGCGGCGGTCGCCGCGGCCGGCACCCCGGCGGACGAGGAGCCCATCTCCCGCGGCGTCCCGGCGCAGCAGTCGCGCTGA
- a CDS encoding ABC transporter permease, translating into MAAVPQVLKSEWTKIRSVRSTVWTLGVALVVTVALGALICLLASNDFGTMSPRDRITFDATAISFAGMGLGQLAMIVFGVLVVSNEYSTGMIRTSLAAVPQRGTFLFSKVAVATLLALVVSFVTAFLSFSIGQAMLGTHAASLGDPGVLRAVVGGGLYMTLIAVFSMGVATMLRSPMLALGILMPFFFLISTVLGNVSATKKIGWYLPDQAGQKVMQVVPPAGDEVPYGPWGGFAIMVAWTVAALVCGYVLLKRRDA; encoded by the coding sequence ATGGCGGCCGTCCCGCAGGTCCTGAAGTCGGAGTGGACGAAGATCCGGTCGGTGCGGTCCACGGTGTGGACGCTGGGCGTCGCGCTGGTCGTCACGGTCGCGCTGGGCGCGCTGATCTGCCTGCTCGCCTCCAACGACTTCGGCACCATGTCCCCCCGCGACCGGATCACCTTCGACGCCACGGCCATCAGCTTCGCCGGGATGGGACTGGGCCAGCTCGCGATGATCGTCTTCGGGGTGCTGGTGGTCTCCAACGAGTACAGCACCGGCATGATCCGTACCTCGCTCGCCGCCGTACCGCAGCGCGGCACCTTCCTCTTCAGCAAGGTCGCCGTCGCCACCCTGCTCGCCCTCGTCGTCTCCTTCGTGACGGCCTTCCTCTCCTTCTCCATCGGGCAGGCGATGCTCGGCACGCACGCGGCGTCCCTCGGCGACCCGGGCGTCCTGCGCGCCGTGGTGGGCGGCGGGCTGTACATGACGCTGATCGCGGTGTTCTCGATGGGCGTGGCCACGATGCTGCGCAGCCCGATGCTGGCGCTGGGCATCCTGATGCCGTTCTTCTTCCTGATCTCCACCGTCCTGGGGAACGTCTCGGCCACCAAGAAGATCGGCTGGTACCTCCCCGACCAGGCCGGCCAGAAGGTGATGCAGGTGGTGCCGCCGGCCGGGGACGAGGTGCCGTACGGGCCGTGGGGCGGGTTCGCCATCATGGTGGCGTGGACGGTGGCCGCCCTGGTGTGCGGATACGTCCTGCTGAAGCGGCGCGACGCCTGA
- a CDS encoding ABC transporter ATP-binding protein produces the protein MIEAFGLTKRYGAKTAVHNLSFQVRPGTVTGFLGPNGSGKSTTMRMILGLDTPTSGRVTIGGIPFRQVPNAPRHVGALLDAKAVHGGRSARQHLLCLAQLSGIPARRVDEVLGVVGLQDVARKRSNGFSLGMGQRLGIAAALLGDPQVLLFDEPVNGLDPEGILWVRNLMKQLAAEGRTVFVSSHLMSEMALTAEHLIVIGRGQLLADMSVKDFISANSADFARVRTPDTEPELREKLGALLGEAGGRVVPEQDGALRVSGLLLPRISDLAHDADIRLWELSPHQASLEEAYMQLTQGVVDYRSTTDQRAGLQQQAPGLAPQGPGAPGQPPQGYAAPQPGPYGQPGHPGQPLPGAQRQPNPYAQGPGGVPGQGYPPPMAGQGSPYGQPNPYGQPQPGPQAGAPAPMPPAAQPAAPADTSEPHTEDAR, from the coding sequence ATGATCGAGGCATTCGGTCTGACGAAGCGCTACGGCGCCAAGACAGCCGTGCACAACCTGTCGTTCCAGGTGCGGCCGGGCACCGTCACCGGCTTCCTGGGCCCCAACGGCTCCGGCAAGTCCACGACGATGCGCATGATCCTGGGGCTGGACACCCCGACGAGCGGCCGCGTCACGATCGGCGGCATCCCGTTCCGCCAGGTGCCCAACGCCCCTCGGCACGTCGGCGCCCTGCTCGACGCCAAGGCGGTGCACGGCGGCCGCAGCGCGCGCCAGCACCTGCTCTGCCTCGCCCAGCTCTCCGGCATCCCGGCCCGCCGCGTCGACGAGGTCCTCGGCGTGGTCGGCCTCCAGGACGTCGCCCGCAAGCGCTCCAACGGCTTCTCGCTCGGCATGGGCCAGCGCCTGGGCATCGCGGCGGCGCTGCTCGGCGACCCGCAGGTGCTGCTCTTCGACGAGCCGGTCAACGGCCTGGACCCCGAAGGCATCCTGTGGGTCCGCAACCTGATGAAGCAGTTGGCCGCCGAGGGCCGTACGGTCTTCGTCTCCTCGCACCTCATGAGCGAGATGGCGCTGACCGCCGAACACCTCATCGTCATCGGCCGCGGCCAGTTGCTGGCCGACATGTCGGTCAAGGACTTCATCTCGGCCAACTCCGCCGACTTCGCCCGCGTCCGTACGCCGGACACCGAGCCGGAGCTGCGCGAGAAGCTGGGCGCGCTGCTCGGCGAGGCGGGTGGCCGGGTCGTACCGGAGCAGGACGGCGCGCTGCGCGTCAGCGGGCTGCTGCTGCCCCGCATCAGCGACCTCGCGCACGACGCGGACATCCGCCTGTGGGAGCTGTCGCCGCATCAGGCGTCGCTGGAAGAGGCGTACATGCAACTGACGCAGGGGGTCGTGGACTACCGCTCGACGACCGACCAGCGGGCCGGCCTCCAGCAGCAAGCGCCTGGTCTCGCGCCGCAGGGCCCGGGCGCGCCGGGGCAGCCGCCGCAGGGGTACGCGGCGCCGCAGCCGGGCCCGTACGGGCAGCCCGGCCACCCGGGTCAGCCGCTCCCCGGGGCTCAGAGGCAGCCGAACCCGTACGCGCAGGGGCCCGGCGGCGTGCCGGGCCAGGGCTACCCGCCGCCGATGGCCGGCCAGGGCTCGCCGTACGGACAGCCGAACCCGTACGGGCAGCCGCAGCCGGGCCCGCAGGCCGGCGCCCCGGCGCCGATGCCGCCCGCCGCCCAGCCCGCCGCCCCCGCCGACACCTCCGAGCCGCACACCGAGGACGCCCGATGA
- a CDS encoding ABC transporter permease: MTLQAQQPPAGPPPQQAPYQQPHQPAPHQQAHQQAAPQQAQQPPHQQQIPAAWQAAGPSGAGPAYVSPIPVRRTTLGHALASEWTKIRSVRSTMWTLGVLVLLNVGIGLLTALALADPDRVVEPKLGFAWFGLLLGTLCVIPLGVLVISSEYGTGMIRTTFTACPSRARVLTAKAIVLFGLTFVVTTVSNALVAVAHAGMLTGPAPTGDEWLRATVGAGLFVAVLSLLSLAAGTLLRHSAGAISAMTGLVLLPMLMAVFMITSESLRPFATKLIEYSVPNNLASLYGQPFMPDGPTGWQPLLLLAGVTAVVLGGAYAALQKRDV; the protein is encoded by the coding sequence ATGACGCTCCAGGCCCAGCAGCCGCCCGCCGGTCCTCCGCCGCAGCAGGCGCCCTACCAGCAGCCGCACCAGCCCGCACCGCACCAGCAGGCGCACCAGCAAGCCGCGCCCCAGCAGGCCCAGCAGCCGCCGCACCAGCAGCAGATCCCGGCCGCCTGGCAGGCCGCCGGCCCCAGCGGCGCCGGTCCGGCCTACGTCTCGCCGATTCCGGTGCGCCGGACGACCCTGGGCCACGCGCTCGCCTCCGAGTGGACGAAGATCCGCTCGGTGCGCTCCACGATGTGGACGCTGGGGGTGCTGGTCCTGCTGAACGTCGGCATCGGGCTGCTGACGGCGCTGGCCCTGGCGGACCCGGACCGGGTGGTCGAGCCGAAGCTCGGCTTCGCCTGGTTCGGCCTGCTGCTGGGGACGCTGTGCGTGATCCCGCTCGGCGTGCTGGTGATCTCCTCGGAGTACGGAACCGGCATGATTCGTACGACGTTCACGGCCTGCCCCAGCCGGGCGCGGGTGCTGACCGCCAAGGCGATCGTCCTGTTCGGGCTGACGTTCGTCGTCACCACGGTCTCCAACGCACTGGTCGCGGTGGCGCACGCCGGGATGCTCACCGGCCCGGCGCCCACCGGTGACGAGTGGCTGCGCGCCACCGTCGGCGCCGGTCTGTTCGTGGCCGTGCTGAGTCTGCTGTCCCTGGCGGCGGGCACCCTGCTGCGGCACTCGGCCGGTGCGATCAGCGCGATGACGGGCCTGGTCCTGCTGCCCATGCTGATGGCCGTCTTCATGATCACTTCGGAGAGCCTGCGCCCGTTCGCGACCAAGCTGATCGAGTACTCGGTCCCGAACAACCTCGCCTCGCTCTACGGCCAGCCGTTCATGCCCGACGGCCCGACCGGCTGGCAGCCGCTGCTCCTCCTCGCGGGCGTCACCGCCGTCGTCCTCGGCGGCGCGTACGCGGCGCTGCAGAAGCGCGACGTCTGA
- a CDS encoding ATP/GTP-binding protein → MSPRRNRSRGGEKPADHAGGGRYGLERTEEWRGEEWVVRHLGGGGAAKHYRCPGCDQEIPPGVPHVVAWPREGDVDERRHWHKACWNARDRRSARLQRSRNAPRY, encoded by the coding sequence GTGTCTCCGCGTCGAAACCGCTCTCGCGGCGGTGAGAAGCCAGCCGACCACGCGGGCGGGGGCCGCTACGGCCTGGAACGTACCGAGGAATGGCGCGGCGAGGAGTGGGTCGTACGGCATCTGGGGGGCGGCGGGGCGGCCAAGCACTACCGCTGCCCGGGGTGCGACCAGGAGATCCCGCCGGGGGTGCCGCACGTCGTCGCCTGGCCGCGGGAGGGCGACGTGGACGAGCGCAGACACTGGCACAAGGCGTGCTGGAACGCACGGGACCGCCGGAGCGCGCGGCTCCAGCGGTCCCGTAACGCGCCGAGGTACTGA
- a CDS encoding LLM class flavin-dependent oxidoreductase produces the protein MRVGTFILAAQFPGQGQGEALHRAVRSAEVAEEAGLDAVWLAEHHFVPYGVCPSAATLAALLLGRTHRIGVGTSVSVLPTQHPVALGEQAALLHLTSGGRFTLGVGRGGPWVDLEVFGSGLAAYEQHFPESLDLLLRWLREPRVGAAGERHSFREVAVVPRPDESLEMPSGPPVVLACTSPGTVRLAAERGLPMLLGMHCGDEEKAEMVALWRRTALAAGRDPDLVAAAEHVSAGVVQVGDTRQGAAEVLTKAMPGWLRRGLAAHETVDGRHRAMRDPLAYAELLCDLHPVGPPERCADRLAASAERTGIRRFALLVEGSGDLAATEENVRRLGAEVLPRLGRSEG, from the coding sequence ATGCGTGTTGGGACTTTCATTCTGGCCGCCCAGTTTCCCGGTCAGGGGCAGGGAGAGGCACTCCACCGGGCGGTGCGGTCCGCGGAAGTCGCGGAGGAGGCCGGGCTCGACGCCGTCTGGCTGGCGGAGCACCACTTCGTGCCGTACGGGGTCTGCCCGTCGGCGGCGACACTGGCCGCCCTGCTGCTGGGCCGTACCCACCGGATCGGCGTCGGCACCTCCGTCAGCGTGCTGCCGACCCAGCATCCGGTCGCCCTCGGGGAACAGGCCGCGCTGCTGCACCTGACCTCCGGCGGGCGGTTCACCCTCGGTGTCGGCCGGGGCGGTCCCTGGGTGGACCTGGAGGTCTTCGGGTCGGGACTGGCCGCCTACGAGCAGCACTTCCCCGAGTCGCTGGACCTGCTGCTCCGCTGGCTGCGCGAGCCGCGGGTCGGCGCCGCGGGGGAACGTCACTCCTTCCGGGAGGTCGCCGTCGTACCGCGGCCCGACGAGTCGCTGGAGATGCCGTCCGGCCCGCCCGTCGTCCTGGCGTGCACCTCACCCGGGACGGTGCGGCTGGCCGCCGAGCGCGGGCTGCCGATGCTGCTGGGGATGCACTGCGGCGACGAGGAGAAGGCGGAGATGGTGGCGCTGTGGCGCCGGACCGCGCTGGCGGCCGGGCGCGACCCGGACCTGGTCGCAGCGGCGGAGCACGTCTCGGCCGGGGTGGTGCAGGTCGGCGACACCCGGCAGGGCGCGGCCGAGGTCCTCACGAAGGCGATGCCGGGCTGGCTGCGGCGCGGGCTGGCGGCCCATGAGACGGTCGACGGTCGGCACCGCGCCATGCGCGACCCGCTGGCCTATGCGGAGCTGCTCTGCGACCTGCATCCGGTCGGGCCGCCGGAACGGTGCGCCGACCGGCTCGCGGCCTCGGCGGAGCGGACCGGCATCCGGCGCTTCGCGCTGCTGGTGGAGGGTTCCGGCGACCTGGCCGCCACCGAGGAGAACGTCCGGCGGCTGGGCGCCGAGGTGCTGCCGCGGCTCGGCCGATCCGAGGGCTGA
- a CDS encoding SCO5389 family protein, translating into MSLDVSPALLEQAERGEVDEAEFVDCVRTSLPYAWGMISSLVAQLKVDGGEFADNRTPPPDERARGELLRALASDAIRGSLERHFGVRLAFQNCHRVAVFPLDPSVDDRLAKFTSVRGQLLNQSPELRDC; encoded by the coding sequence ATGTCGCTCGACGTCTCACCGGCCCTCCTCGAACAGGCCGAGCGAGGCGAGGTCGACGAAGCGGAATTTGTCGACTGCGTCCGGACCTCCTTGCCCTACGCATGGGGGATGATCAGCTCCCTGGTGGCCCAGCTCAAGGTGGACGGCGGCGAGTTCGCCGACAACCGGACGCCGCCGCCGGACGAGCGGGCACGCGGTGAGCTGCTGCGAGCACTGGCGAGTGACGCGATACGCGGATCGTTGGAACGTCACTTCGGTGTGCGGCTGGCATTCCAGAACTGCCATCGGGTCGCGGTCTTCCCGCTCGACCCGTCGGTGGACGACAGGCTGGCCAAGTTCACCTCCGTCCGTGGCCAGCTTCTGAACCAGTCGCCTGAGCTGCGCGACTGCTGA